In one window of Bizionia sp. M204 DNA:
- a CDS encoding ferritin → MVSKNIENALNEQIRVEAESSQIYLAMACWAEVKGLEGVANFMYSQSQEERDHMLKLIKFVNERGGHAHVSELKAPNVTFKSFQEMFEKLYEHEVYVSESINELVHISLQEKDYATHNFLQWYVAEQIEEEAMARTILDKINLIGNDKGGLYLFDRDIEQLTISSAASTGTV, encoded by the coding sequence ATGGTATCAAAAAACATTGAAAACGCATTAAACGAACAAATTCGTGTAGAAGCAGAATCGTCTCAAATATATTTAGCCATGGCCTGTTGGGCGGAAGTAAAAGGCCTTGAAGGTGTGGCAAACTTTATGTACAGCCAATCTCAAGAAGAGCGCGACCACATGTTAAAACTTATAAAATTTGTGAATGAACGTGGTGGACATGCCCATGTTTCGGAATTAAAAGCGCCAAATGTCACCTTTAAATCCTTCCAAGAAATGTTTGAAAAACTCTATGAACACGAAGTATATGTTTCAGAAAGCATAAATGAGTTAGTACATATTAGTTTACAGGAAAAAGATTACGCCACTCACAATTTCTTACAGTGGTATGTAGCCGAGCAAATTGAAGAAGAAGCTATGGCACGCACCATTTTAGATAAAATAAATTTAATAGGAAACGATAAAGGCGGATTGTATTTATTTGATCGTGATATTGAACAATTAACCATTAGTTCAGCAGCCTCAACGGGAACTGTTTAA
- a CDS encoding AAA family ATPase — protein sequence MIEKFIKIKNIGIFSNLSTKSDSNWNGSFSKTNSIYATNGSGKSTLCIILKSLIEKNTDLIAYKKRVESESEPEVILRFSEPSKNVYFSSNTWRDTVNLPKFLIYDNHFIEDYVFKGSISTNSTKKKFIQLVLGGEGTYLFNNIKSAQRELQPIEDKRLKLLKDGLQADEELEKKFEVLNKAFVSLRRKYIKMSKSIFEDFKNATNNYLTKLIPNVSISQIEISITKKKLDYFPEIIFDFQGSEIKLDSPNSAHLNGQVKYTLSEGDKNAIALSFFMATLDLSNCEDKIVIFDDPLSSFDSNRKQMTLHFLTKIADKSKQFFLLSHDHILIQKFKGLNPDLLCLTIQNSEKDSVLKKIDIQTEFKSELHKDLEVIYNFKKNGAETESSKREVIRCLRPILEGIIKVKFYNDIADNIWLGEIIASIRNSKENDELFSLKHLISDLTVINDYSKSFHHDSQNTDNIIDVKELKMFVNMTLEVFKKI from the coding sequence ATGATAGAGAAATTTATTAAAATTAAGAACATTGGAATTTTCAGTAATTTATCTACTAAATCGGATTCAAATTGGAATGGTTCCTTTTCAAAAACAAATTCAATTTATGCTACTAATGGTTCTGGAAAGTCTACTTTATGCATAATTCTTAAATCATTAATTGAAAAAAACACTGATTTAATTGCTTATAAAAAAAGAGTTGAATCAGAATCTGAACCAGAAGTCATACTACGATTTTCAGAACCTTCCAAAAATGTATATTTTTCCTCTAATACTTGGAGAGATACCGTCAACTTACCAAAATTTCTTATTTATGATAATCATTTTATAGAAGATTATGTTTTTAAAGGTTCTATTTCAACAAATTCAACCAAAAAAAAATTTATTCAACTTGTTTTAGGTGGAGAAGGAACATATTTATTCAATAATATAAAATCAGCACAAAGGGAATTACAACCTATTGAAGATAAAAGATTAAAACTTTTAAAAGATGGACTTCAAGCAGATGAAGAATTAGAAAAGAAATTTGAAGTACTAAATAAAGCATTTGTTAGCCTAAGAAGGAAGTATATAAAAATGTCAAAATCTATTTTTGAAGATTTTAAAAATGCAACAAATAATTACCTTACAAAGTTGATACCAAATGTGTCTATAAGCCAAATTGAAATTTCCATCACAAAAAAGAAATTAGACTATTTTCCTGAAATAATTTTTGATTTCCAAGGTTCAGAAATAAAATTAGATTCACCGAATTCAGCTCATCTAAATGGACAAGTTAAATACACATTAAGTGAAGGAGATAAAAACGCAATAGCATTGAGTTTCTTTATGGCAACTCTTGACTTATCAAATTGTGAAGATAAAATTGTGATATTTGACGACCCTTTATCAAGTTTTGACTCAAACAGAAAGCAAATGACTTTGCATTTTCTTACGAAAATAGCCGATAAATCAAAGCAATTTTTTCTATTATCTCATGACCATATTTTAATCCAGAAATTTAAAGGGTTAAATCCTGACCTACTTTGTTTAACCATTCAGAATTCAGAAAAAGATAGTGTACTTAAGAAAATTGATATTCAAACAGAATTCAAATCTGAACTTCATAAAGATTTAGAAGTTATTTATAATTTCAAAAAGAATGGAGCAGAAACTGAATCTAGCAAAAGAGAAGTAATAAGATGCTTAAGACCAATTTTAGAAGGAATCATAAAAGTTAAATTTTATAATGATATAGCAGATAATATTTGGCTTGGAGAAATTATTGCTTCAATTAGAAACTCAAAAGAAAATGACGAATTATTTTCATTAAAACATTTAATAAGTGATTTAACAGTTATTAATGATTATAGTAAATCCTTTCATCACGATTCTCAAAACACTGACAACATAATAGATGTCAAAGAATTAAAAATGTTTGTAAATATGACACTTGAAGTTTTTAAAAAAATATAA
- a CDS encoding multidrug efflux SMR transporter has translation MNWILLIIAGLFEVAFAACLGKFKETSGSLATYWFIGFLVCLTISMVLLVKATQSLPIGTAYAVWTGIGAVGTVLVGIFIFKEPADFWRLFFITTLIVSIVGLKFVTN, from the coding sequence ATGAATTGGATTTTATTAATTATTGCTGGTTTATTTGAAGTGGCATTCGCGGCCTGTTTAGGAAAATTTAAGGAAACCTCTGGAAGCTTGGCCACCTATTGGTTTATAGGTTTTCTGGTGTGTTTAACCATTAGCATGGTACTTTTGGTAAAAGCCACACAAAGTTTACCTATTGGAACCGCTTATGCCGTTTGGACAGGCATTGGAGCTGTAGGAACCGTTTTAGTTGGCATCTTTATTTTTAAAGAACCTGCAGATTTTTGGCGTTTATTTTTTATAACCACTTTAATCGTTTCCATTGTTGGGTTAAAATTTGTTACCAACTAA
- a CDS encoding histone deacetylase: MLQIAFHPIYKHPLPERHRFPMLKYELLPKQLLHEGTCTNANFFEPEIPDDSHILRVHTEAYYHDLLNLTLDAKAIRKIGFPLSDALVKREVMIADGTIKASEFALKHGIAMNIAGGTHHAYTNRGEGFCMLNDQAIGARYLQERKLATKILIVDLDVHQGNGTAEIFQNDPSVFTFSMHGKSNYPFKKEASDLDIALETNTTDDTYLTILKETLPKLVASEKPDFIYYLCGVDVIASDKLGKLALTIAGCKERDRFVLQTCHDLNIPVMCSMGGGYSPDIKTIIEAHANTFRLAQHIYF; the protein is encoded by the coding sequence ATGCTTCAAATTGCCTTCCATCCTATTTACAAACATCCATTACCAGAAAGGCATCGGTTTCCCATGTTGAAGTATGAGTTGCTTCCCAAGCAATTACTTCATGAAGGAACGTGTACAAATGCCAATTTCTTCGAACCTGAAATTCCCGATGACTCCCATATTTTACGTGTGCATACCGAAGCATATTATCATGATTTATTGAATCTGACATTAGATGCAAAAGCCATCCGGAAAATTGGATTTCCATTAAGTGATGCATTAGTAAAGCGCGAAGTTATGATTGCCGACGGCACCATAAAAGCGAGCGAATTTGCCCTAAAACATGGCATTGCCATGAATATTGCTGGCGGAACCCATCATGCATATACCAATCGAGGCGAAGGATTTTGCATGTTAAATGACCAAGCCATTGGCGCACGTTATCTTCAAGAAAGGAAGTTAGCAACTAAAATTCTAATCGTAGATCTAGATGTGCATCAAGGCAATGGAACTGCCGAAATTTTTCAGAATGATCCCTCGGTTTTTACATTTTCTATGCACGGAAAAAGCAATTACCCCTTTAAAAAGGAAGCAAGTGATTTGGATATTGCTTTAGAAACGAATACGACAGATGACACCTATCTAACAATTCTAAAAGAAACGCTACCCAAACTAGTAGCTTCAGAAAAACCAGATTTCATCTATTATTTATGTGGTGTAGATGTAATAGCTTCCGATAAATTAGGGAAATTAGCCCTTACTATTGCAGGTTGTAAAGAACGTGATCGGTTTGTATTACAGACTTGCCATGACCTGAACATTCCTGTTATGTGTAGTATGGGTGGTGGTTATTCGCCAGATATAAAAACCATTATTGAAGCACATGCTAACACCTTTCGTTTGGCACAACACATTTATTTTTAA
- a CDS encoding type II toxin-antitoxin system RelE/ParE family toxin — MIRKVIAYGKHFPEFYKAQEDNVKEKIGYVLDLVRLERQVPKKFFKYLENTDGIYEVRVITTFKSIRILCFFDDGNLVVLANAFVKKTQKTPRKEIKLAEKLKKEYLKEKNN, encoded by the coding sequence GTGATAAGAAAAGTAATTGCATACGGAAAACATTTTCCCGAGTTTTATAAAGCTCAAGAAGACAATGTTAAGGAAAAAATAGGATATGTTTTGGACCTTGTTCGGCTTGAAAGACAAGTGCCGAAAAAATTCTTTAAGTATCTCGAAAATACTGACGGAATTTATGAAGTACGTGTAATTACAACTTTTAAAAGTATTCGGATTTTGTGCTTTTTCGATGATGGCAATTTAGTTGTGCTTGCAAACGCATTCGTGAAAAAAACCCAAAAGACACCGAGAAAAGAAATCAAACTCGCTGAAAAATTGAAAAAAGAATATCTCAAAGAAAAAAATAACTGA
- a CDS encoding single-stranded DNA-binding protein, with amino-acid sequence MNTLRNKVQLIGRLGQDPEIISFEDGNKMAKFSLATDDSYKDKNGEKVERTYWHNVIVKNGLVKVVEAYVTKGQEIAIEGKLTNRSWDDKDGKKHYITEVLCNELLMFGK; translated from the coding sequence ATGAATACGTTAAGAAACAAAGTACAGTTAATTGGAAGACTTGGACAAGATCCAGAAATCATCAGTTTTGAAGATGGTAATAAAATGGCTAAATTTTCATTAGCTACAGACGATAGCTATAAAGACAAAAATGGCGAAAAAGTAGAACGTACCTACTGGCATAATGTGATAGTAAAAAATGGCTTGGTAAAAGTCGTTGAGGCGTATGTAACCAAAGGACAAGAAATTGCTATAGAAGGCAAATTAACCAACCGATCTTGGGATGATAAAGATGGTAAGAAGCATTACATTACCGAAGTGTTATGCAACGAATTGCTGATGTTTGGCAAGTAA
- a CDS encoding TIGR02594 family protein, translated as MLGETLKIAFGELGQKEIKGENAHNDRILEYQETTGLKFGNDEVAWCSIFANWVALQANLPRSNSAMARSWLKIGNKTDWPQPGDIVVFWRTDINGIFGHVGFFLGYTKSGKSIYCLGGNQNDEVNIQTFPLDRILEFRSLTDAIDESLTIPTGYLRKGDSNENVKLLQKILIKLDYLNGHADGVFGPKTEQALIKFQTDSHIFVDGIYGSESRNALQDQLNG; from the coding sequence ATGTTAGGAGAAACATTAAAAATTGCCTTTGGTGAATTGGGGCAGAAAGAAATTAAAGGCGAAAATGCCCACAACGATCGCATTTTAGAATATCAAGAAACAACGGGTTTAAAGTTCGGAAATGACGAAGTAGCTTGGTGCAGTATTTTTGCAAATTGGGTGGCGCTTCAAGCCAATTTACCAAGATCTAATAGTGCTATGGCTAGAAGCTGGCTTAAAATTGGTAATAAAACCGATTGGCCACAACCTGGTGATATTGTCGTGTTTTGGCGAACCGATATTAATGGTATATTCGGTCATGTGGGTTTCTTTTTGGGTTATACCAAAAGTGGAAAATCTATTTACTGCTTGGGTGGAAATCAAAATGATGAAGTGAATATTCAAACCTTTCCCTTGGATCGTATTTTGGAATTCAGAAGTCTGACGGACGCGATTGATGAATCACTAACTATCCCAACAGGTTATTTGCGAAAAGGTGATAGTAATGAAAACGTAAAACTGCTTCAGAAAATCCTAATAAAATTAGATTATTTAAACGGTCATGCCGATGGTGTTTTCGGACCAAAAACAGAACAAGCCCTCATTAAATTCCAAACCGATTCCCATATTTTTGTTGATGGTATTTATGGTAGTGAATCCAGAAATGCTTTGCAAGATCAATTAAACGGCTAA
- a CDS encoding lipoate--protein ligase, translated as MIFIDNEGHTNPKLNLALEEYALRHFDTSTDYLLFYINEPSIIIGRNQNTLEEINQEYIDDNNIHVVRRVSGGGAVYHDLGNLNFSFITNHDGKRISNFKKFTAPVIRVLNNMGVSAELKGRNDILVNEKKISGTAQFSTGKRMISHGTLLFDTDMSEVTKALQVKMSKIESKGHKSVRSRVANISEFLKTPISMEAFKNQLLVGLYEASEPFETYKLTEAEWQAVHKLKAEKYDLWDWNFGRSPKSNIQKNKRFPVGEIDLRIFVEKGHISELKIFGDFFGRKPVSDIESLLIGVPYVKVEITKALKNLSVKEYFGDLEKTEFLNLIYGND; from the coding sequence ATGATTTTCATAGACAATGAAGGCCACACCAACCCCAAACTAAACCTAGCTTTAGAAGAATATGCCTTAAGGCATTTTGATACTTCCACAGATTATTTGCTATTTTACATTAACGAGCCATCCATTATTATTGGAAGAAACCAAAATACCTTGGAGGAAATTAACCAGGAATATATAGATGATAACAACATCCATGTGGTGCGTCGTGTTTCTGGTGGTGGCGCGGTTTATCATGATTTAGGAAATTTAAACTTTAGTTTTATTACCAATCATGATGGAAAACGTATAAGCAACTTTAAAAAATTTACCGCACCCGTTATTCGGGTTTTAAATAATATGGGCGTTTCGGCTGAACTCAAAGGCCGAAATGATATTTTGGTAAACGAGAAGAAAATTTCTGGAACTGCGCAGTTTTCTACAGGAAAACGGATGATTAGTCATGGTACGCTTTTATTTGATACAGATATGAGCGAAGTAACAAAAGCGCTTCAAGTAAAAATGAGCAAAATTGAATCTAAAGGTCATAAATCGGTAAGAAGTCGCGTGGCTAATATTAGCGAATTTTTAAAAACACCCATATCTATGGAAGCTTTTAAAAATCAGCTACTCGTTGGATTATATGAAGCCAGTGAACCTTTTGAAACTTACAAATTAACGGAAGCGGAATGGCAAGCGGTTCATAAACTGAAAGCCGAGAAATACGATTTATGGGATTGGAATTTTGGACGGTCGCCTAAATCTAATATTCAAAAAAACAAACGTTTTCCGGTTGGTGAAATTGATTTGCGCATTTTTGTTGAAAAAGGCCATATTTCAGAATTAAAAATTTTTGGCGATTTCTTTGGTAGAAAACCCGTTTCAGATATTGAAAGCTTACTTATTGGTGTGCCTTATGTTAAAGTTGAAATCACAAAGGCGTTAAAAAACTTGTCTGTAAAAGAATATTTTGGCGATTTAGAAAAAACGGAGTTTTTAAATCTCATTTATGGGAATGATTAA
- a CDS encoding helix-turn-helix domain-containing protein, with product MKNVTDFEDILIETYGKKGTQKRDKYDADSLAFRLGVMLKEARKEANLTQEELAERTGTKKSYISRIERGLSDIQVSTYYKLIELGLGKNLNIEIA from the coding sequence ATGAAAAATGTAACTGATTTTGAGGACATCCTCATTGAAACATACGGAAAAAAAGGAACTCAAAAGCGTGATAAGTATGACGCTGATTCACTTGCATTCCGACTTGGAGTAATGTTAAAAGAGGCTCGGAAAGAGGCTAACTTAACACAAGAAGAACTTGCTGAAAGAACCGGAACAAAAAAGAGCTACATTTCCCGAATTGAACGTGGATTGAGCGATATTCAAGTTTCCACTTATTACAAACTGATTGAACTTGGACTTGGAAAAAATCTGAACATTGAAATAGCATAA
- a CDS encoding DMT family transporter, producing MKKARIALVIGIICISVFPVLVKLNLTPGVISAFYRMAFSFVLLVPFVLWKKQFKLPNVKMGLLAVLCGIVFGSDVAVWNIAIQESTATQASLLTNLSPVWVGVLALFFLKDKPRGNFWIGTLVAVFGMMLLVGFSTFRNLDFDLAFSFGILSGVLYAFYMLISKEVLKQLNVLTFMTISLGASSVFLGFLSYGLNEPFSGFSNMGWFVLVLQAVICQLAAWLLISFATKKMRATRVSVSLLGQGILASILAWLFLDETITLQMVLGGFVLLFGIRLTFYEKQIHKNLLPKRFIKQSV from the coding sequence ATGAAAAAAGCTAGAATCGCCCTTGTTATAGGCATAATTTGTATTTCAGTTTTCCCTGTTCTGGTTAAATTAAATTTAACACCAGGTGTTATTTCGGCATTTTACCGCATGGCATTTTCGTTTGTGCTATTAGTACCATTTGTTTTATGGAAAAAGCAGTTTAAACTTCCCAATGTAAAAATGGGACTTTTAGCTGTACTCTGCGGTATTGTTTTTGGGAGCGATGTGGCCGTTTGGAATATTGCTATTCAGGAATCTACAGCAACACAAGCGTCGTTGTTAACAAACTTATCCCCAGTTTGGGTTGGTGTTTTAGCCTTGTTTTTTCTGAAAGATAAACCACGAGGCAATTTTTGGATTGGCACATTAGTGGCGGTTTTTGGCATGATGTTATTAGTCGGTTTTTCAACGTTTAGAAACTTGGATTTCGATTTAGCCTTTAGTTTCGGTATTCTTTCGGGTGTTTTGTATGCGTTCTACATGCTAATTAGTAAAGAAGTATTAAAACAATTAAACGTATTAACCTTTATGACCATTAGCCTTGGCGCATCATCCGTATTTTTAGGGTTTTTAAGCTACGGATTAAACGAACCCTTTTCCGGATTCTCCAATATGGGTTGGTTTGTATTGGTTTTGCAAGCCGTTATCTGTCAGCTAGCTGCCTGGTTGCTCATTAGTTTTGCCACTAAAAAAATGCGTGCTACACGGGTTTCTGTCAGTTTATTAGGACAAGGAATTTTGGCGTCTATTTTAGCTTGGTTGTTTTTAGATGAAACTATCACCTTGCAAATGGTATTAGGTGGATTCGTTTTACTTTTTGGCATCCGATTGACATTTTACGAAAAACAAATTCATAAAAATTTACTGCCAAAACGTTTCATAAAACAGTCCGTATAA